One Nitrosopumilus piranensis genomic region harbors:
- a CDS encoding glutamyl-tRNA reductase → MGNVSFDVVNTRVTFKNVPIHSLSKFAFKDVGAACEEFKKIPGVDECIIIQTASRVEIFTVSNVEDEDSPDARRDEAKGLVLNKIKDTWVSLSALEQIDIDHFDQTIEVYKGNDVYLHLLRLAAGLDSFVVGKREVFDEIIQSLDKAKEAGTSGKILNKLFESVIRLATKMRDATGIEKDVVSLGDIAVKLVDEKAGLDSKKKVLLLGTGESAAQVAKTLNKKKVAYDVASRTIDRATGFSTIVGGTPVNFEDALSGLDKYDIVFVATTADYFIITHERIRLVMEEKKKGTLIMDISEPRAVNEDITTLPGIKLLFKDQIAEIFDESVKARKGIVPAVEKIIDKELPVLSMRMQKLEN, encoded by the coding sequence TTGGGTAATGTAAGCTTTGATGTAGTGAATACAAGAGTAACTTTCAAAAATGTTCCAATTCATTCTTTATCTAAATTTGCATTCAAAGATGTAGGTGCAGCATGTGAGGAATTCAAAAAGATTCCAGGTGTTGATGAATGTATTATAATTCAGACTGCAAGTAGAGTTGAAATTTTTACTGTAAGTAATGTTGAAGATGAAGATTCACCTGATGCAAGAAGAGATGAAGCAAAAGGTCTTGTCTTAAATAAAATTAAAGACACTTGGGTTTCATTATCTGCATTAGAACAGATAGACATTGATCATTTTGATCAAACAATTGAAGTGTACAAGGGAAATGATGTTTATCTTCATCTGTTACGTTTAGCTGCAGGACTTGACTCATTTGTTGTAGGAAAAAGAGAAGTTTTTGATGAAATTATTCAGTCCTTAGATAAAGCAAAAGAAGCAGGAACTTCAGGTAAAATACTCAACAAATTATTTGAAAGTGTTATTAGATTAGCCACAAAAATGAGAGATGCTACTGGAATCGAAAAAGATGTGGTCTCACTTGGTGATATAGCAGTAAAATTAGTTGATGAAAAAGCTGGTTTAGATTCAAAAAAGAAAGTATTGCTCTTGGGAACTGGCGAGTCTGCAGCTCAAGTTGCAAAAACTCTCAACAAGAAAAAAGTTGCATATGATGTTGCAAGTAGAACTATTGATAGGGCTACTGGCTTCTCAACAATTGTAGGTGGAACTCCTGTAAACTTTGAAGATGCATTATCTGGTTTGGATAAATATGATATAGTATTTGTTGCAACCACAGCTGACTATTTCATTATCACTCATGAAAGAATCCGATTAGTCATGGAAGAGAAGAAGAAAGGTACTCTGATCATGGATATTTCTGAACCAAGAGCTGTCAATGAGGATATTACAACTCTTCCAGGAATCAAATTGTTATTCAAAGACCAAATTGCAGAAATCTTTGATGAAAGTGTCAAAGCTAGGAAAGGTATTGTTCCGGCCGTTGAAAAAATTATAGATAAAGAATTACCTGTATTGTCAATGAGAATGCAAAAATTAGAAAATTAA
- a CDS encoding DUF1059 domain-containing protein, with translation MAELKCRDYGFECDFVASGDMEEVIENFRNHTDEEHGIDYSKEAIMQFLLRKQGL, from the coding sequence ATGGCAGAACTAAAATGTAGGGATTACGGTTTTGAATGTGATTTTGTAGCTAGTGGCGATATGGAAGAAGTGATTGAGAATTTTAGAAATCACACGGATGAGGAACATGGGATTGATTATTCTAAAGAAGCAATTATGCAATTTCTACTAAGAAAACAAGGACTTTAA